The proteins below are encoded in one region of Glandiceps talaboti chromosome 17, keGlaTala1.1, whole genome shotgun sequence:
- the LOC144448236 gene encoding uncharacterized protein LOC144448236, translating to MSRSHSKRKKMDLLKTLLDDEDSDQNRRSRIGLSPPRHSDRILSQRYQELQDLLLNQYVQSQALLQQQFFEVQQRSAEMQRTEAHRFPSDDDYGGRLRQRRAKSARSSRRYREDPTRPMTATGSHRSAPQVEKTGYSDDDFEDIDDVEEAVLLRTYPEPSRHRASSSFSSSVDSQSDDGSDWDDPGSHGDKRVSFSGIVDGMSRDFDSLGNSRQRKGILKYSSPRRKIMYTYPGYTQKSRADQASDEVRQATTLLSMLHLPTTRFGLQTYDPTLDQSNRRVVKLQRQKFKRKNKVPPPPISLSPQVSPRSSLSSRSPREIKLTENHLGKSNNPELLKWLRKKNAMLRKQKKEHRKEEREKKKVEQSETEKKIERVVEAEELYDKWLRKKSKDTLLVRREEKKRREYQEALKEQERIERDKRLAELKAKEKEAMKMKKRKTFKSKTKPSEDGSEEKDKAAENKKVDDEKKEESDKNQKKEDNSNNTTKKPKKKGKNKVHPVLTGLASRNKTVRDPDGTLASNNDYVYTRPGRPKSATQNNQPSLSRFQPKRKPNPMSKMSYDEWIKHKRKEENRKKLAEEVKQAKDAWSDPTLQNIIPKLARERIEKATESKLKVDSGLKKSPRESRSPSPEKGQRSPSPSVKIPTGDKVNNDNGNGTEHQPRPPTSKARPGSTNGKVPSRPGSANGKPPTPPLSQRPGSGGRKARQKIQQTERPEPQGCEIPTEQSQVHSAEENDGPVNQQSEEDNAKVVQDDQSSQSKDQTLDKDGGDKDGVNKTDQQQQPETETDTKDNKKDDSQSASREEKPGETVESSSGTKESNQSETPDDNQTGVKNDGNQSASKDDDTTEEKQDKLDIEKENAEVEEEQSERKTKVKFNLDENVNIPPPETEADAKQDEVYKTANLIDDFLRKDSDEQSKNDIPAGEGAVDGKDEKQEATSVFMTESTT from the coding sequence ATGTCAAGATCGCACTCAAAACGAAAGAAAATGGACCTATTGAAAACTCTTCTTGATGACGAAGACAGTGACCAGAATCGCAGATCTAGGATAGGTTTATCCCCTCCTAGACATTCAGACAGAATACTCAGTCAAAGGTATCAAGAATTGCAAGACCTTCTGTTAAATCAGTACGTTCAGAGTCAGGCATTACTACAACAACAATTTTTTGAAGTCCAACAGAGAAGTGCTGAGATGCAGAGAACAGAAGCACATCGATTTCCGAGTGATGATGATTATGGTGGAAGATTGAGACAGAGACGAGCGAAATCTGCAAGAAGCAGTAGAAGATATAGAGAGGATCCTACAAGACCAATGACTGCTACAGGAAGCCATCGAAGTGCACCTCAAGTTGAGAAAACAGGTTATTCTGATGACGATTTTGAAGACATAGATGATGTTGAAGAAGCAGTCTTGCTGAGAACATATCCAGAACCTTCTCGGCATCGAGCCAGTAGCAGTTTTTCTTCATCAGTTGACAGCCAATCAGATGATGGCTCCGATTGGGATGACCCAGGCTCTCATGGTGATAAGAGAGTGTCATTCTCAGGAATAGTTGATGGAATGTCAAGAGACTTTGATTCACTTGGCAACTCAAGACAAAGGAAGGGAATTCTGAAGTATTCATCTCCGAGGCGGAAAATTATGTATACTTATCCAGGCTATACACAGAAGTCCAGAGCAGATCAAGCTAGTGATGAAGTCAGGCAAGCAACAACTCTTTTGTCCATGTTGCATTTACCAACCACAAGGTTTGGTCTACAGACATATGACCCTACCCTTGACCAAAGCAACAGGAGAGTTGTTAAGTTACAAAGACAAAAATTCAAAAGGAAGAATAAGGTTCCACCTCCTCCGATATCACTGTCACCACAGGTTTCTCCAAGATCATCACTGTCATCACGATCACCAAGAGAAATCAAACTCACCGAGAATCATTTAGGGAAAAGTAACAATCCTGAACTTTTGAAGTGGTTGCGGAAAAAGAATGCAATGCTGAGAAAGCAAAAGAAAGAACATAGAAAGGAAGAACgtgaaaagaaaaaagtagAGCAGAGTGAAACAGAGAAGAAAATTGAAAGAGTTGTGGAAGCTGAGGAATTATATGACAAGTGGTTGCGGAAGAAATCCAAAGACACTTTGCTTGTTCGgagagaagaaaagaagagaagAGAATATCAGGAAGCGCTGAAGGAACAGGAAAGAATTGAACGAGACAAACGACTTGCAGAACTTAAAGCAAAAGAAAAGGAAGCAATGAAAATGAAGAAAAGGAAAACATTCAAATCTAAGACAAAACCCAGTGAGGACGGAAGTGAGGAAAAAGATAAAGCAGCTGAGAACAAGAAAGTAGACGATGAGAAGAAGGAAGAAAGTGACAAAAATCAGAAAAAGGAAGACAATTCAAATAATACTACAAAGAAGCCTAAAAAGAAAGGCAAAAATAAAGTCCATCCTGTGCTTACTGGTTTAGCAAGTAGGAATAAAACTGTACGAGATCCTGATGGAACTCTGGCAAGTAACAATGACTATGTCTATACAAGACCAGGTAGACCAAAATCTGCAACTCAGAACAACCAACCATCTCTGTCCAGATTCCAACCTAAAAGAAAACCTAACCCAATGTCTAAAATGTCTTATGATGAGTGGATAAAACACAAACGAAAAGAAGAAAATCGAAAGAAATTGGCAGAGGAAGTCAAACAGGCAAAAGATGCCTGGAGTGATCCAACCTTACAGAATATTATTCCTAAACTAGCTCGAGAGAGAATTGAGAAAGCCACTGAATCTAAGTTGAAGGTGGATTCAGGACTTAAGAAATCACCACGAGAGAGCAGAAGCCCCAGTCCTGagaaaggtcagaggtcaccatCTCCATCTGTAAAGATTCCAACTGGcgataaagttaataatgacaATGGTAATGGCACAGAACATCAACCAAGACCTCCTACTAGTAAGGCACGACCAGGATCAACCAATGGGAAAGTGCCAAGTAGACCTGGGTCAGCCAATGGGAAACCACCAACACCTCCATTATCACAAAGACCTGGATCTGGTGGTAGAAAAGCAAgacaaaaaatacaacaaactgAACGACCTGAACCACAAGGCTGTGAAATCCCTACCGAACAATCACAAGTGCACAGTGCGGAAGAAAATGATGGCCCAGTCAACCAACAATCTGAAGAGGATAATGCAAAGGTAGTCCAAGATGACCAATCTAGTCAGAGTAAAGACCAAACACTGGATAAGGATGGTGGTGACAAAGATGGTGTGAATAAAACtgaccaacaacaacaaccggagacagagacagacacaaaggACAATAAGAAAGATGATAGCCAATCGGCTTCAAGAGAGGAGAAACCAGGGGAAACAGTTGAAAGTTCATCTGGTACAAAAGAGAGTAACCAATCAGAAACTCCAGATGACAACCAGACAGGTGTGAAAAATGATGGCAACCAATCAGCCTCCAAAGATGATGACACAACAGAGGAAAAGCAGGATAAGTTAGACATCGAAAAGGAAAATGCAGAGGTCGAAGAAGAGCAGAGTGAAAGAAAAACTAAAGTGAAATTTAATTTGgatgaaaatgtaaatattccACCACCTGAGACAGAAGCTGATGCAAAGCAAGATGAAGTATACAAGACAGCCAATTTGATTGATGATTTCCTCAGAAAAGATTCAGAtgaacaaagtaaaaatgaTATCCCAGCtggtgagggcgctgttgatgGCAAGGATGAAAAACAGGAAGCAACTAGTGTATTTATGACAGAAAGCACCACATGA